The proteins below are encoded in one region of Ostrea edulis chromosome 3, xbOstEdul1.1, whole genome shotgun sequence:
- the LOC125673865 gene encoding myophilin-like, which yields MAYRATKSGLAAEAQGKIRGKYDQGEAERALTFISQKIGESFSTSGDMDNFQNQLKNGVKLCKLVNSIKAGSVPEKKYATPPTMSFKQMELIGLAIDKMKQQGVPDHEMFATVDLYEGQNLHQCVLGISALARKVGAYGPKEAEANKRDFTDEQLKAGQNIIGLQMGTNKGANQSGMNIGNTRHIVD from the exons ATTAGAGGTAAATATGACCAGGGCGAAGCAGAGCGAGCTCTAACGTTCATCAGTCAGAAAATCGGAGAAAGTTTTAGTACTTCCGGCGATATGGACAATTTCCAAAATCAACTCAAAAATGGCGTCAAGCTCTGCAA ATTAGTCAATTCCATAAAAGCTGGGAGTGTCCCGGAGAAAAAATACGCCACGCCCCCCACCATGTCATTTAAACAGATGGAACTGATAGGTTTGGCCATCGACAAAATGAAGCAGCAAGGAGTCCCGGATCACGAAATGTTCGCTACAGTCGATCTATACGAGGGTCAAAATCTCCACCAGTGTGTTTTAGGAATTAGTGCCCTCGCCAGAAAG GTTGGTGCATACGGACCTAAGGAAGCGGAGGCTAATAAGCGGGATTTCACAGACGAACAGCTCAAAGCTGGACAGAACATCATCGGTCTACAGATGGGAACAAATAAAGGTGCTAACCAATCCGGAATGAACATCGGAAACACTCGACATATAGTTGACTAG
- the LOC125661320 gene encoding myophilin-like isoform X2: protein MPAKRDKALEAQALDWVEANLGEPVDRKTPYEDVLRDGIILCNLMNKLMPGCIKKIDKKGGGFALMQNIERFQEAAKKYGVPVNEVFQTVDLWERKNIPQVTLCIHALGRVAQTREDYTGPTLGPKMAEKQSREFSEDQLREGRNVISLQYGSNKGASQAGLNMGKQRMIND from the exons ATGCCCGCAAAG AGAGACAAAGCATTGGAGGCACAGGCCCTGGATTGGGTTGAGGCCAATCTAGGAGAACCCGTGGACAGAAAAACACCATACGAGGATGTACTCAGGGATGGCATTATCCTGTGCAA TTTGATGAATAAACTTATGCCCGGATGCATAAAGAAAATCGACAAGAAGGGTGGGGGATTCGCACTCATGCAGAACATCGAGCGTTTCCAGGAAGCGGCCAAAAAATACGGCGTCCCTGTTAACGAGGTGTTTCAGACGGTGGACCTCTGGGAGAGGAAAAACATTCCTCAAGTCACGCTCTGTATCCACGCCCTGGGACGAGTG GCCCAGACACGAGAAGATTATACTGGACCAACACTGGGTCCGAAAATGGCCGAAAAACAATCTCGGGAGTTTTCGGAGGATCAGCTTAGAGAAGGAAGGAATGTCATTTCCTTACAATACGGAAGTAACAAGGGCGCAAGTCAAGCCGGTTTAAATATGGGCAAGCAGAGAATGATCAACGACTGA
- the LOC125661320 gene encoding myophilin-like isoform X1, translating into MGVCVQGLSERPLKQSSVLTFYLNKESKRRRDKALEAQALDWVEANLGEPVDRKTPYEDVLRDGIILCNLMNKLMPGCIKKIDKKGGGFALMQNIERFQEAAKKYGVPVNEVFQTVDLWERKNIPQVTLCIHALGRVAQTREDYTGPTLGPKMAEKQSREFSEDQLREGRNVISLQYGSNKGASQAGLNMGKQRMIND; encoded by the exons atGGGCGTTTGTGTTCAAGGGTTGAGTGAGAGGCCACTAAAGCAATCCAGCGTTTTGACTTTCTATTTGAACAAAGAATCCAAACGACGA AGAGACAAAGCATTGGAGGCACAGGCCCTGGATTGGGTTGAGGCCAATCTAGGAGAACCCGTGGACAGAAAAACACCATACGAGGATGTACTCAGGGATGGCATTATCCTGTGCAA TTTGATGAATAAACTTATGCCCGGATGCATAAAGAAAATCGACAAGAAGGGTGGGGGATTCGCACTCATGCAGAACATCGAGCGTTTCCAGGAAGCGGCCAAAAAATACGGCGTCCCTGTTAACGAGGTGTTTCAGACGGTGGACCTCTGGGAGAGGAAAAACATTCCTCAAGTCACGCTCTGTATCCACGCCCTGGGACGAGTG GCCCAGACACGAGAAGATTATACTGGACCAACACTGGGTCCGAAAATGGCCGAAAAACAATCTCGGGAGTTTTCGGAGGATCAGCTTAGAGAAGGAAGGAATGTCATTTCCTTACAATACGGAAGTAACAAGGGCGCAAGTCAAGCCGGTTTAAATATGGGCAAGCAGAGAATGATCAACGACTGA